Proteins encoded in a region of the Aliivibrio fischeri ATCC 7744 = JCM 18803 = DSM 507 genome:
- the tssG gene encoding type VI secretion system baseplate subunit TssG → MIQYIVNKPCDYSFFQAVSLLEKHYQNLSGIEYKAIGENQYVKNEYIQFSVSPKLSFPKSDIEFITEFERNDATYTQIEVNFMGLHGVSSPLPASYTEKLAGRDPDDNPVKEFFDFFHHRYISMLYRVWKKYRYHIQYKSDAKDPFSGRLLHLVGLSSVIQESNEVDLDRAKLLSYVNQLSTRTRSPKLVSGIVSHYFSLSNVYIEEWVYRRITIAVSQRNCLNRKNCQLGGDFHLGQSMADLTGKFNLCIDDIDFDTYVKFLPGGALHETLIGLMKFILCDPMAWDLKLTVRNKSLPINQLGDGLGNELGQTFWLGSAKGEETKIKIVGSN, encoded by the coding sequence ATGATTCAATATATTGTTAATAAACCATGTGATTATAGCTTCTTTCAAGCGGTCTCTTTACTTGAAAAGCACTATCAGAATTTATCGGGTATTGAATATAAAGCTATTGGTGAGAATCAATACGTAAAGAATGAATATATTCAATTTAGCGTATCTCCAAAACTTAGTTTCCCTAAAAGTGATATTGAATTTATTACTGAATTTGAGCGTAACGATGCGACTTATACACAAATAGAAGTTAACTTTATGGGGCTGCATGGTGTGAGTTCGCCATTACCGGCTTCGTATACGGAAAAGTTAGCAGGAAGAGATCCTGACGATAATCCTGTAAAAGAGTTTTTCGATTTTTTCCATCATAGATACATAAGTATGCTTTATCGAGTATGGAAAAAATATCGATATCATATTCAATATAAGAGTGATGCTAAGGATCCTTTTTCTGGGCGCTTATTGCATTTAGTTGGATTATCTAGCGTAATTCAAGAAAGTAATGAAGTTGATTTAGACAGGGCGAAATTACTTTCCTATGTTAATCAACTTTCGACGCGTACACGTTCACCAAAACTTGTTTCTGGTATCGTTTCCCATTACTTTTCGCTCTCAAATGTATACATAGAAGAATGGGTATACAGACGGATTACTATTGCGGTTTCTCAACGAAATTGTCTTAACCGAAAGAATTGTCAATTAGGTGGAGATTTTCACTTAGGTCAAAGTATGGCTGATTTAACGGGGAAATTTAATCTGTGTATTGATGATATTGATTTTGATACCTATGTAAAATTTTTACCCGGTGGTGCGTTACATGAAACGTTGATTGGACTGATGAAATTTATTTTATGCGATCCAATGGCGTGGGACCTAAAGCTTACTGTACGAAATAAATCATTACCTATAAATCAATTAGGTGATGGTTTGGGAAATGAGCTTGGACAAACATTTTGGCTAGGATCGGCAAAAGGAGAGGAAACGAAAATTAAAATAGTAGGCAGTAACTAA
- a CDS encoding Lrp/AsnC family transcriptional regulator translates to MSNMNLQGLDKLDRRIISNLLSNGRESIANLSRNVGLSRTAVAERINRLEKTGIIKGYTAQIRMGNKDENASSYLLISCNKGQKDSVSDGLKEIPEVKMTSIVGGTYDIICLIEAPDLHRIHYLCSEIESLSGIKEVKNTIVLHQPVCR, encoded by the coding sequence ATGTCAAACATGAATCTACAAGGCTTGGATAAATTAGATAGAAGAATTATTTCTAATCTATTATCAAACGGTAGAGAGTCTATTGCGAATCTTTCGCGTAATGTAGGTTTATCACGAACAGCGGTTGCTGAACGTATAAACCGACTTGAGAAAACGGGGATCATTAAAGGATATACAGCGCAAATCCGCATGGGAAATAAAGATGAAAATGCATCATCTTATTTGCTTATCTCATGCAATAAAGGACAAAAAGACAGCGTCTCTGATGGATTAAAGGAAATTCCAGAAGTGAAGATGACGAGTATTGTTGGAGGAACTTACGATATTATCTGTTTAATTGAAGCGCCCGATTTACACCGAATTCATTACTTATGTAGTGAAATCGAATCGTTATCGGGCATAAAAGAAGTGAAAAATACCATCGTGTTGCACCAGCCAGTGTGTCGATAA
- the tssM gene encoding type VI secretion system membrane subunit TssM, which produces MIKNTLARTPFILSTVISAFFALLLVGVYYLWFNQADLRLLWGMLGIIFSIYAIFNLTLYIKKRKNKSHQNIETEEDTLSMVLKPLLHKAGKKPVYLVLGNKGSGKNQFLNVSNAIKPMDKVKNVKNDFFEWSESDSAVYIKPNHRLTFQEISSNDSLLWDALINEVIKHKPRKPFAGCMLLIDFEFLIVHDDEQTDYTLNALLQRLESIKETTGATLPLYLIMTKLDKLEGFKEYIHFSPLKSSVEFLAIPLKDAKGAILDYFRDSYKNIVKVMESNALDSSSYTNNPDEKQTILAFPKQFELCEKEISRIIERLNELNQGTYSIDIREVFFSSSLQGGRKYNLLAKSCSNYFNLPIIASEHGQLTETPYFTRFLVDAKVLPESDYSAENQHYLKRIQQHSRIAFTVSAILLTSGGYFLFQALDSNLRVINQLIQVEDTNLSDYHSKDFTAKLVNAQKAISPTYSAWLNGNHALDEEILTMKVSRLEPTTKIAYNALIAQIDEFLMPVISEGYENLLTKNQNSVSTSLPLLKGYLMLNDPSKRDIPYLKQQTFDVLSTLSNDSITIQNTMSYLDAYFRTQFAPIDINMDLVRATRRSLLAKSNVDLVYAQILDQAKSIDLDTLDIQRAVGFDFTNIFEKPTNDNNLQISKVYTASGFSSFYRPHIDLLSKRVIADNWVLGLSQHIIPTDDEQKDFKSDVRKKYTDDYINYWRNALSELKIKNFSNIYDLNNAIDLISGPSSPMTTVLKQLYSNTQFSSTADITSLMDAKKDLKGALETATDAVKEIIEPDYVLMSRVEQAFTLLNQLQISETKNSPTPWDDIVASLNQVRTYVKDIADSPNVHQAALDAARARMNRAEADPLVRLKQIAQKSPEPVRSWLLDIVNQTWSVMIVEATKGIQTRWYSEVYSIFKATGLNRYPFNTSATEEISLEDFEQLFATGGVLDVFIKDNLAPFYDINLWTAKRVDGQIMYLSPQFLVQLKNYNIIRNTMINKSTNKVFIPFNAKVIDLDSSAIRANINFGSTIMSYYHGPSKVQELQWPPKGGDFEVKFTLQDVTDEGKQHTLSKNGQWAIYRLLGESTLSDITNTNFVSHINVSGRDISMLFTPLTQNNPFTFAELANFKLPEVINKK; this is translated from the coding sequence ATGATTAAAAATACTTTGGCTAGAACACCTTTCATTTTATCAACAGTAATTTCAGCATTTTTTGCATTACTTTTAGTTGGTGTATATTACTTATGGTTCAATCAAGCAGACCTACGTTTATTATGGGGGATGCTTGGTATAATTTTTTCCATCTACGCTATTTTTAACCTGACTCTTTACATAAAAAAGCGTAAAAACAAAAGCCACCAAAATATCGAAACAGAAGAAGATACACTATCTATGGTTTTAAAGCCTCTGCTTCATAAAGCAGGAAAGAAACCAGTGTATCTTGTTCTTGGTAATAAAGGATCGGGTAAAAATCAATTCTTAAATGTTTCAAACGCCATTAAACCAATGGATAAAGTAAAAAACGTTAAAAATGATTTCTTTGAATGGTCAGAATCAGATTCAGCTGTATACATCAAGCCTAACCATCGACTAACTTTTCAAGAAATATCAAGTAATGATAGCTTGCTGTGGGATGCTTTAATTAATGAAGTGATCAAACATAAACCTCGTAAACCTTTTGCGGGCTGTATGCTATTGATTGACTTTGAATTTTTAATCGTACATGACGATGAACAAACTGATTACACATTAAACGCCCTACTCCAACGACTGGAATCTATAAAAGAAACAACAGGTGCAACATTACCTCTGTACCTTATTATGACCAAGTTAGATAAATTGGAAGGTTTTAAAGAATACATTCACTTCAGCCCTCTTAAATCGAGCGTTGAGTTTTTAGCTATTCCGCTCAAAGACGCGAAAGGTGCAATTTTAGATTATTTCCGCGACAGCTATAAAAACATAGTGAAAGTAATGGAATCAAATGCCCTTGACTCATCATCGTATACTAATAATCCTGATGAAAAGCAGACAATCTTAGCTTTTCCTAAACAATTTGAACTGTGTGAGAAAGAAATATCTCGCATAATCGAACGATTAAACGAATTAAATCAAGGTACTTACTCCATTGATATTCGTGAAGTGTTTTTTAGTTCGAGTTTACAAGGTGGCCGAAAATATAACTTACTAGCGAAAAGCTGTAGCAACTATTTCAATTTACCGATTATTGCATCTGAGCACGGACAATTAACTGAGACGCCTTATTTTACCCGTTTCTTAGTCGATGCTAAGGTGTTGCCTGAATCTGATTATTCTGCTGAAAACCAGCATTATTTAAAACGTATTCAGCAACATAGTCGTATCGCTTTTACTGTTTCAGCTATCCTACTTACTAGCGGTGGATATTTCTTATTCCAAGCACTTGATAGTAATTTACGAGTTATTAACCAATTAATTCAAGTTGAAGATACCAATCTTAGTGATTATCACAGTAAAGATTTCACAGCAAAATTAGTAAATGCTCAAAAAGCAATCTCACCAACCTATTCAGCATGGTTAAATGGAAATCATGCGTTAGATGAAGAAATTCTAACCATGAAAGTAAGTCGTTTAGAGCCTACAACAAAAATTGCATATAATGCTCTAATTGCGCAAATTGACGAATTTTTAATGCCTGTCATTTCTGAAGGCTATGAGAATTTATTGACTAAAAATCAGAATTCAGTTTCTACGTCATTACCTTTATTAAAAGGGTATTTGATGCTGAATGATCCAAGTAAGCGTGACATTCCTTATTTAAAACAGCAAACATTTGATGTGTTATCAACGTTAAGTAATGACTCAATCACAATACAAAATACCATGAGCTATCTTGATGCGTATTTCAGAACTCAATTTGCTCCTATTGATATAAATATGGATCTCGTTCGTGCTACCCGTCGTAGTCTATTGGCAAAGTCAAATGTTGATTTAGTCTATGCTCAAATTTTAGATCAAGCGAAAAGCATTGATTTAGATACATTAGACATTCAAAGAGCTGTTGGTTTTGATTTTACTAACATTTTTGAAAAACCAACTAATGATAATAATTTGCAAATTAGCAAGGTATATACCGCATCTGGTTTTAGTTCATTCTATCGTCCGCACATTGACCTTTTATCAAAACGCGTTATTGCTGATAACTGGGTGCTTGGTTTATCTCAACACATCATCCCTACTGATGATGAACAAAAAGATTTTAAAAGTGATGTTCGTAAAAAATACACTGATGATTACATTAACTATTGGCGTAATGCATTAAGTGAATTAAAGATTAAGAATTTTTCAAACATTTACGATCTGAATAATGCAATCGATCTTATTTCTGGACCATCATCTCCGATGACGACCGTATTAAAACAACTGTATTCGAACACACAGTTTTCCTCAACGGCTGACATCACTTCTTTGATGGATGCAAAAAAAGATCTAAAAGGCGCTTTAGAAACAGCAACGGATGCAGTTAAAGAGATTATAGAGCCTGACTACGTTTTAATGTCTCGCGTAGAACAAGCCTTCACTTTGCTTAACCAGCTACAAATCAGTGAGACAAAAAACTCACCTACTCCATGGGATGATATTGTTGCTTCATTAAACCAAGTAAGAACATATGTAAAAGATATAGCTGATTCGCCTAACGTACATCAAGCGGCCTTAGATGCAGCTAGAGCTCGAATGAACAGAGCTGAGGCTGATCCATTAGTACGATTAAAACAAATCGCACAAAAATCACCAGAGCCGGTACGAAGCTGGCTATTAGATATTGTAAACCAAACTTGGTCAGTAATGATCGTAGAGGCAACGAAAGGGATTCAAACTCGTTGGTATAGCGAAGTTTATAGTATTTTTAAAGCTACAGGATTAAATCGTTATCCATTTAATACTTCAGCTACAGAGGAAATTTCTCTTGAAGATTTTGAACAGTTATTTGCAACTGGCGGTGTACTCGATGTATTTATTAAAGATAACTTAGCACCATTTTATGACATTAATTTGTGGACAGCTAAACGCGTTGATGGACAAATAATGTATTTATCTCCTCAATTTTTAGTTCAATTGAAAAACTACAATATTATTCGTAATACGATGATCAACAAAAGTACAAATAAGGTATTTATTCCTTTTAATGCGAAAGTCATCGACTTAGATTCAAGTGCCATTAGAGCCAATATTAACTTTGGCAGCACAATTATGAGCTACTACCATGGACCAAGTAAGGTACAAGAACTTCAGTGGCCACCAAAAGGTGGTGATTTTGAAGTTAAATTTACCCTGCAAGATGTGACTGATGAAGGAAAGCAGCACACTTTATCTAAAAATGGTCAATGGGCTATTTATCGCCTACTAGGCGAATCAACCTTATCTGACATTACAAATACAAATTTTGTGAGTCATATAAATGTGTCAGGACGTGACATAAGCATGCTATTTACGCCTTTGACACAAAACAACCCTTTTACTTTCGCTGAGCTTGCAAACTTTAAGCTACCAGAAGTAATAAACAAAAAATAA
- a CDS encoding type VI secretion system ImpA family N-terminal domain-containing protein → MLGLKFNMNLSDFARRPISIEMPSGINPNSLDDFSEIKREVNKLNTVTSKISWKHVFKLSKSILESESKDIRCACYYTVSATHIDGLKGLVNGLNALLDICVIYWHSGYPDVNKTIARMGAFEWLTEHAIKKQKTLKISPTDLVLIETGHKLTLKIEEELRSHYGNKSPSLGAIRRIFSQWIEEIQATKLSLEEQRLKKEAIEKQNNSGINVNVSLPPRDESKQTVQPTMTHTAKDKNIKPMVTISLAFIFILTLLFGHFLYADNQKSTLLINIQKADLTTINPLISQLENKEDDLKQYVKTALIKQALHLNKDWEVTSTKVDKINELETLNHSLKNLYPDSAAVKKLEYEFNQQRADFENEYSDIHQRFLKSRTIFANAKNHNSDENIVKAYSYSNSLFPLLGRIEYAEKQNSLEELDRTQYLLNVYQHKLNTIRKNIQQ, encoded by the coding sequence ATGCTAGGTTTAAAGTTTAATATGAATCTTTCAGATTTTGCACGACGCCCAATATCTATAGAAATGCCTTCAGGTATAAACCCAAATTCACTGGATGATTTCTCAGAAATTAAGCGTGAAGTTAACAAATTAAATACGGTTACGTCTAAGATATCTTGGAAACATGTATTCAAACTTTCAAAAAGCATTTTAGAATCTGAGAGTAAGGATATTAGATGCGCTTGTTATTACACTGTTTCAGCAACCCATATTGATGGATTAAAAGGGTTAGTTAATGGCTTAAACGCTCTATTAGATATCTGCGTTATTTATTGGCATTCAGGATACCCTGATGTAAATAAAACTATTGCTCGAATGGGTGCATTTGAGTGGTTAACTGAACACGCCATAAAAAAACAAAAAACATTAAAAATATCCCCTACTGATCTAGTGCTTATCGAAACTGGGCATAAATTAACATTAAAGATAGAAGAAGAGCTTCGTTCTCACTACGGGAACAAAAGCCCTTCCCTCGGTGCAATTCGTCGTATCTTCTCACAATGGATCGAAGAAATTCAGGCAACAAAATTAAGTCTCGAAGAACAGCGTCTCAAAAAAGAAGCTATAGAAAAACAAAATAATTCTGGTATTAACGTTAATGTATCTCTCCCACCAAGAGATGAGAGTAAACAGACAGTTCAGCCTACAATGACTCATACCGCAAAAGATAAAAATATAAAGCCAATGGTAACGATTTCGCTAGCATTTATCTTTATTTTGACATTATTGTTTGGGCACTTTTTATACGCAGATAATCAAAAAAGCACGTTACTTATTAATATCCAAAAAGCTGACTTAACGACCATTAACCCTTTAATATCTCAACTAGAGAATAAGGAAGATGATCTTAAACAATACGTAAAGACAGCACTAATCAAACAAGCGTTACATTTAAACAAAGACTGGGAGGTTACCTCAACAAAAGTCGATAAAATCAACGAACTAGAAACATTGAATCATAGTTTAAAAAATTTATACCCTGATTCTGCTGCAGTCAAAAAATTAGAATATGAATTCAATCAGCAACGTGCTGATTTTGAAAATGAATACAGTGATATCCATCAACGTTTTCTTAAATCAAGGACGATATTTGCCAATGCAAAAAATCATAATTCAGACGAAAATATTGTTAAAGCATACAGTTACAGTAATTCACTCTTCCCTTTATTAGGAAGAATTGAATACGCTGAAAAACAAAACTCATTAGAAGAGCTAGATCGCACTCAATATTTACTTAATGTTTATCAACACAAATTGAATACAATACGAAAAAACATTCAGCAGTAA
- a CDS encoding peptidoglycan DD-metalloendopeptidase family protein translates to MKLKYLTFISINLAFIILSISLLYFSSNHSGITNASQISTSSQKNVSDKEKQKPDNLVINGTIKDSFFSSALNAGLTSKQIFSFTEALHYSVNFIDGIEDGTPYSIVLDKNTSHIRSFFYTENNRPHTIQLAENGIYYNELGVNLSSNKLILPTGNLFRISSHFSNKRKHPVVGIVQAHVGTDYATPIGTPVMSVSKGIVSKSEYHPLAGNFISIKHNNGITTRYLHLNDRYVNKGDHVYKGEIIGKTGNSGRTTGPHLHFEYIVNNIPQDFTKLHNDIEMPLNNKNQKKLLKCINLSKTLITKILKEV, encoded by the coding sequence ATGAAGTTGAAATACCTTACTTTTATTAGTATCAATCTTGCATTTATTATTTTATCTATTTCTCTATTATATTTTTCATCTAATCATTCAGGCATTACAAATGCCTCCCAAATTTCTACTTCATCTCAAAAAAACGTTTCCGATAAGGAAAAACAAAAACCTGATAATCTGGTTATAAATGGGACAATAAAAGATTCATTTTTTAGTTCTGCACTAAATGCAGGGTTAACGAGTAAACAGATATTTTCTTTTACAGAGGCATTACATTATAGCGTTAACTTTATTGATGGAATTGAAGATGGCACACCATACTCAATTGTTTTAGATAAAAACACATCTCATATCCGTTCATTTTTCTACACAGAAAACAATCGACCCCACACGATCCAACTTGCAGAAAATGGCATATACTACAATGAGTTAGGAGTTAACTTGTCTTCTAATAAACTCATTTTACCAACTGGAAACCTATTTCGAATTAGTTCTCATTTCTCTAATAAACGTAAACACCCTGTCGTTGGTATTGTTCAAGCACATGTAGGAACTGATTACGCAACACCAATAGGAACTCCTGTAATGTCTGTTTCTAAGGGTATTGTTTCTAAATCAGAATACCATCCTCTTGCAGGCAATTTTATATCGATTAAGCATAACAATGGCATAACAACACGATACCTTCACCTTAATGATAGATACGTAAATAAAGGAGACCATGTATATAAAGGAGAGATAATAGGAAAGACAGGCAATTCAGGCAGAACAACAGGACCTCACTTACATTTTGAATATATTGTTAATAATATTCCACAAGATTTCACAAAGCTACATAATGATATAGAAATGCCACTTAATAATAAAAATCAGAAAAAACTATTAAAATGCATAAACTTATCTAAAACACTAATAACAAAAATATTAAAAGAAGTATGA